The sequence AGGTACTTTGATTCGTCATATTTGTATTACTTGCTTTGAAACAGTGGTTGGATTTCTACTAGGAACTGTTTTAGGTGCAATAATTGCTACAATACTTTGGTGCTCAAATTTTGCATCTAAAGTTGCTGAACCATATTTAGTTGTATTAAATGCTCTTCCTAAAATAGCACTTGGTCCTATAATAATATTTTGGGTTGGAAATGGTATAACAGCAATTATAGTAATTACATTACTCATTTCCATAATCACCACTATAATTAGCATTTTAGCTGGCTTCTCTGAAATAGATTCTGAAAAAGTTAAACTTATGCAGACTTTTGGTTCTAGCAAATTCCAAATGCTGATAAATCTAATTATCCCTGCATCTATCCCTACAATAATGTCTGCGCTAAAAATCAATGTAGGACTTTCTTGGGTAGGCGTAATTATAGGTGAATTTTTAGTAGCTAAAGAGGGTCTAGGATTTCTAATTGTGTATGGTGGACAAATATCTCAACTTGATATGGTAATGATGAGTATAGTAATACTTTCATTAATCGCCTATATAATGTATAAGGTTGTTGAATTAATAGAAAAAAGAATTAAAACCAAATATTAGTTTGAAACTCCCCGTAGAAACTGTATAATATTAAAGTAAGTATTATATTATTTTTAGGGGGATTTGATAAATGAAATCATTAAATAAATCTATATTATTATTTGCTTTAATAATTGCAGCAGCTGTTTTTTTTATAATTATTAAACAACCATTGATTTCTATTTTAATTTTAGGTGTATATATAATTTGTAAATTCTATATAAGAAAATATGTAAGATTATCTAGAAAAGCTAACAGAGCCTACTTAAGTAAAGATTATAAAACTGCTCTAACACTTATTGAGGAAGCATCATTAATTCCTACTTGTAATGCTAAAACAATTAGCAGTTTTGTTTTTTTAACACTTAAACAAGGTTCACCTGATAACCTCTTAGAAAAAATCGATGCTATTTTAGCTAATAATACCACTTTGAAACAAAAGGATAGAAATTTTATAGAATTGCATAAAGCCTTAGTCTATTGGAATATTAATGACTTAGATTCAGCTTTAAAAATTGCTGAAAATATCTACAAAATTGATAAAGAACCTTTTACTTATGAACTTTATGGATTTTTCCTTATTCAAAAAGGTGACCTTGAAAATGCTTTTAATATAAATTTAGAGGGAACAAAGATTCCTAATTCAACCAAAGTTATTACAACTAATCTTGGAGAAACATATTTCAGACAAGGTGAAATTGATAAAGCTGCAGATATATTCACTTCTCAAATCAAGGAAAAAGTAAAGTTTGTGGAGCCACACTATTACATGGGAGTTATTCAACATATGCGTGGAGAAGATGAGACTGCTTTAAGAACTCTTGAATCTGCTTTATATTGTCCTAAGAGTTTATTAACTTCCATAAGTGCTGAAGATATAAAGAATAGAATTTTTGAAATAGATCCTAACTTTAAAATTGAAGATTAATTTTTTATTTAATCATTTTATTTAAATTTTATTATTAGAAACTGATGTAACTGTTTACTTTATATACTTCATTGACTATCCTGCATTTTACTTATTTTTTTCAAAGTGATACACTTAATATTATTATAGTACTTAACGTTGAAAAAGGAATCCTCAATCTCTTGGGATTCCTTTTTTATTTTAAGATACCTTATATAAATTCTAATTCCCATTTATAATATCCGGATTTTTCATCCTTATTATACTTAAAATAGGCTGAAAATGAGTTTCCTTTCTTACTTTTTAAATTTCTAAACCCCACCTTCCCATTTTTTAACAGCAAAATTATCATTTCTTTCGATACTTTTTTGCCAAAGGAAGCTATATACTTATCATCTTTCCAAATGGTGAACTTGCAGCCATTTTTCCAATTAGTGCATCCAAAACTCTTTTCACCTTCCACCACAGGATTGCCGCATTCAGGACACTTTCCAAGGTCTTCTGCTCCTTCAGGAAGCTTAACCTTTATCTTACTCAACATAGACGTATCTGATTTAATTAACCCAACAGAACGATTTGTAAAATCATAAATAAAATCCAGAAAATCTTTCTTGTTAAATTTCTTTTTTTCTATATCTGCTAAGGTTTTTTCCAATTTTCCTGTATACTCTAAATCAAGTAAATCTCTAACTGGAAAGATTTCAACTATAGTTTTTCCTAACTCTGTGGTAGTAAGACTCTTCCCTTTAGGCTTAATATATCCTATATCTTTCAATTTCTTTATAGTTTCTGCCCTTGTAGCAGGAGTGCCGATGCTATATCCGCTAAGTATAGCATTCATCATTTCATCGGAATCCTCTTCATCGTTAACACTTTTACCACAAGTCTCCATAACTCTTAATAAGGTCTTTTCTGTGTGAAGCTTTGGTGGCTTTTTAGTTACTGCATTTACTTTACTATCTGTAACATCTACAAACTCATTGCAATTAACCTGTGGTAATATAGTATCTTTAGTTTCAATCTTTTCTACTACACGCCATCCTTCTACAATTTGCACTCTACCTTTAGCTATGAATATACCACTGATATCTTGGTTATGCACCTTTAATGTAATTTTTGTTTCTTCAAACTCAGCAATTGGCATAAACTGCATTATAAATCTATTCCTAATAGCTGAATATACTATTTCTTCATCCTTACTCAAACTCGAAGGTTTGATATAAGTGGGAACAATTGCACTATGACTCTCTACCTTTGAGTTATCAAATATTCTCTTTGTCTTTATAAACTTAATTTGATTTTCATAAGGCAATCCTTTTTTT comes from Clostridium sp. TW13 and encodes:
- a CDS encoding type IA DNA topoisomerase, with the translated sequence MKKLKLIIAEKPSVAKNIADALNINSRKDGYFEGKDFIVSWAFGHLLQLFDAKDYDENMKSWRMDRFPFIPLEFRYKIKQDGANRNIIDAGAKKQIGILKSLIDREEVDGIISATDYDREGQVIADEIFLYLEVEKPIYRLLLNEWTADEVKKGMANLKPNTEMQPLQDAGISRQWTDWIIGINLTSVTTLKYKLSESDQILNIGRVLLPTLKIIYDRDKEIENFEASTYYKLIGTFKTKSLEEFEATYYENDSEKFELKEYLDKISEILKDKNAEIVDKQTEKKKEYPPYLFNLSNLQGHITSKYKGWTSDKVLKVAQSLYEKKFITYPRTASIVLEESLEDRTRKVLETLKKGLPYENQIKFIKTKRIFDNSKVESHSAIVPTYIKPSSLSKDEEIVYSAIRNRFIMQFMPIAEFEETKITLKVHNQDISGIFIAKGRVQIVEGWRVVEKIETKDTILPQVNCNEFVDVTDSKVNAVTKKPPKLHTEKTLLRVMETCGKSVNDEEDSDEMMNAILSGYSIGTPATRAETIKKLKDIGYIKPKGKSLTTTELGKTIVEIFPVRDLLDLEYTGKLEKTLADIEKKKFNKKDFLDFIYDFTNRSVGLIKSDTSMLSKIKVKLPEGAEDLGKCPECGNPVVEGEKSFGCTNWKNGCKFTIWKDDKYIASFGKKVSKEMIILLLKNGKVGFRNLKSKKGNSFSAYFKYNKDEKSGYYKWELEFI
- a CDS encoding tetratricopeptide repeat protein; this encodes MKSLNKSILLFALIIAAAVFFIIIKQPLISILILGVYIICKFYIRKYVRLSRKANRAYLSKDYKTALTLIEEASLIPTCNAKTISSFVFLTLKQGSPDNLLEKIDAILANNTTLKQKDRNFIELHKALVYWNINDLDSALKIAENIYKIDKEPFTYELYGFFLIQKGDLENAFNINLEGTKIPNSTKVITTNLGETYFRQGEIDKAADIFTSQIKEKVKFVEPHYYMGVIQHMRGEDETALRTLESALYCPKSLLTSISAEDIKNRIFEIDPNFKIED
- a CDS encoding ABC transporter permease, with the protein product MMTKEQEHLTFLKQQRNYKIKLCLTRIFILIFFVVLWEIAADQKWIDPFLTSSPSRILKSALQFYVEGTLIRHICITCFETVVGFLLGTVLGAIIATILWCSNFASKVAEPYLVVLNALPKIALGPIIIFWVGNGITAIIVITLLISIITTIISILAGFSEIDSEKVKLMQTFGSSKFQMLINLIIPASIPTIMSALKINVGLSWVGVIIGEFLVAKEGLGFLIVYGGQISQLDMVMMSIVILSLIAYIMYKVVELIEKRIKTKY